A genomic segment from Syngnathus scovelli strain Florida chromosome 3, RoL_Ssco_1.2, whole genome shotgun sequence encodes:
- the tent2 gene encoding poly(A) RNA polymerase GLD2 isoform X2, which translates to MSTEQLTTVASRDMFPGDSPSRRRPAYSPRPDCMDPHFYEHRAVDNMCLNSYDGPPHDSLPPHDWRPCPLPPFPPSQTRSDWRKRKHEDDDFPLVKRRRGDDSSLPPSGNPHVWHDRPCFRSDHALPGSSRSSSDFDHPHSHVHCNAPTTPCGSMNLNVHDDDKLSFQVANLFEICQQQPSDLCRKETCRSLLQRDMRVSTMGQLYLTGSTMSGLACRSSDADLCYVLHENKKTDPITVLSALQRIMRSMNLVERLHLIRAKVPILRFQERGSNLTFDLNVNNIVGIRNTFLLKSYAYVEPRIRPLILVVKKWAQHRQINDASQGTLSSYTLALMVLHYLQTLQTPVLPSLQMDFPECFDPSLEIDMIPEGAEHIPRFNSRNQSSLGMLLLGFLRYYATEFSWKKSVISVRVGKALPRHNHPKWKDTLLCVEEPFERKNVARAVNKQAKFDYIKSQFLESWLMLRKEMDLNSILPMQEIIDEETSWK; encoded by the exons ATGAGCACAGAGCAGTTGACAA CAGTGGCTTCGCGAGACATGTTCCCAGGTGATTCGCCATCGAGGAGGCGACCAGCCTACAGCCCACGGCCCGATTGCATGGATCCCCACTTTTATGAGCACAGAGCAGTTGACAA TATGTGTCTCAATAGCTATGATGGGCCACCACATGACAGCTTGCCTCCTCATGATTGGAGGCCTTGCCCATTGCCTCCCTTTCCACCTTCTCAAACTAGGAGTGACTGGCGCAA GAGAAAACACGAGGACGATGACTTCCCGCTTGTGAAGCGCCGACGTGGCGACGACTCATCCCTACCCCCTTCAGGAAATCCTCACGTTTGGCACGATCGGCCCTGTTTTAGATCTGACCATGCATTGCCGGGCTCCTCAAGATCATCCTCAGATTTTGATCACCCTCATTCCCATGTGCACTGTAACGCTCCCACAACCCCGTGTGGCTCCATGAACCTGAACGTCCATGACGACGACAAG CTAAGCTTTCAGGTGGCCAATCTGTTTGAGATATGCCAGCAGCAGCCTTCGGATTTATGTCGGAAAGAGACGTGCAGAAGTTTGCTGCAACGAGACATGCGTGTCTCCACAA TGGGGCAGCTTTATTTGACGGGATCCACTATGAGCGGATTAGCCTGCCGGAGCAGCGATGCCGATTTGTGTTACGTCCTCCATGAAAAT aaaaaaacagaTCCAATTACAGTGCTCTCTGCCCTCCAAAGGATTATGAGGTCAATGA ATTTAGTAGAGCGGCTACATCTGATCAGAGCCAAAGTGCCCATCCTCAGGTTCCAAGAGAGAGGCAG CAATCTGACTTTTGACCTGAACGTGAACAACATAGTGGGCATCCGAAACACATTCCTTCTGAAGAGTTATGCTTACG TTGAGCCCAGGATACGACCACTCATCCTTGTTGTCAAGAAGTGGGCACAGCATCGTCAAATCAATGATGCCAGTCAAGGAACGTTAAGCAGCTACACGTTGGCGCTGATGGTGCTGCACTACCTTCAGA CCCTTCAAACACCAGTGCTTCCTTCACTGCAGATGGATTTTCCA GAGTGTTTTGATCCCTCTTTGGAGATTGACATGATCCCCGAGGGAGCCGAACACATCCCCCGCTTCAATTCACGAAACCAATCGTCTCTGGGAATGCTGCTTCTGGGCTTTCTCAGATATTATGCGACCGAATTCAG CTGGAAGAAAAGCGTGATTTCTGTCCGAGTTGGCAAAGCGCTGCCCAGGCACAACCATCCAAAGTGGAAAGACACACTCCTATGTGTAGAAG AGCCGTTTGAGAGAAAAAATGTTGCCCGGGCAGTCAACAAGCAGGCCAAATTTGATTACATTAAATCTCAGTTTCTTGAG TCCTGGCTAATGCTACGGAAGGAAATGGACCTAAACTCCATTCTTCCTATGCAAGAGATCATTGATGAGGAAACATCCTGGAAATAA
- the tent2 gene encoding poly(A) RNA polymerase GLD2 isoform X4, translating into MFPGDSPSRRRPAYSPRPDCMDPHFYEHRAVDNYDGPPHDSLPPHDWRPCPLPPFPPSQTRSDWRKRKHEDDDFPLVKRRRGDDSSLPPSGNPHVWHDRPCFRSDHALPGSSRSSSDFDHPHSHVHCNAPTTPCGSMNLNVHDDDKLSFQVANLFEICQQQPSDLCRKETCRSLLQRDMRVSTMGQLYLTGSTMSGLACRSSDADLCYVLHENKKTDPITVLSALQRIMRSMNLVERLHLIRAKVPILRFQERGSNLTFDLNVNNIVGIRNTFLLKSYAYVEPRIRPLILVVKKWAQHRQINDASQGTLSSYTLALMVLHYLQTLQTPVLPSLQMDFPECFDPSLEIDMIPEGAEHIPRFNSRNQSSLGMLLLGFLRYYATEFSWKKSVISVRVGKALPRHNHPKWKDTLLCVEEPFERKNVARAVNKQAKFDYIKSQFLESWLMLRKEMDLNSILPMQEIIDEETSWK; encoded by the exons ATGTTCCCAGGTGATTCGCCATCGAGGAGGCGACCAGCCTACAGCCCACGGCCCGATTGCATGGATCCCCACTTTTATGAGCACAGAGCAGTTGACAA CTATGATGGGCCACCACATGACAGCTTGCCTCCTCATGATTGGAGGCCTTGCCCATTGCCTCCCTTTCCACCTTCTCAAACTAGGAGTGACTGGCGCAA GAGAAAACACGAGGACGATGACTTCCCGCTTGTGAAGCGCCGACGTGGCGACGACTCATCCCTACCCCCTTCAGGAAATCCTCACGTTTGGCACGATCGGCCCTGTTTTAGATCTGACCATGCATTGCCGGGCTCCTCAAGATCATCCTCAGATTTTGATCACCCTCATTCCCATGTGCACTGTAACGCTCCCACAACCCCGTGTGGCTCCATGAACCTGAACGTCCATGACGACGACAAG CTAAGCTTTCAGGTGGCCAATCTGTTTGAGATATGCCAGCAGCAGCCTTCGGATTTATGTCGGAAAGAGACGTGCAGAAGTTTGCTGCAACGAGACATGCGTGTCTCCACAA TGGGGCAGCTTTATTTGACGGGATCCACTATGAGCGGATTAGCCTGCCGGAGCAGCGATGCCGATTTGTGTTACGTCCTCCATGAAAAT aaaaaaacagaTCCAATTACAGTGCTCTCTGCCCTCCAAAGGATTATGAGGTCAATGA ATTTAGTAGAGCGGCTACATCTGATCAGAGCCAAAGTGCCCATCCTCAGGTTCCAAGAGAGAGGCAG CAATCTGACTTTTGACCTGAACGTGAACAACATAGTGGGCATCCGAAACACATTCCTTCTGAAGAGTTATGCTTACG TTGAGCCCAGGATACGACCACTCATCCTTGTTGTCAAGAAGTGGGCACAGCATCGTCAAATCAATGATGCCAGTCAAGGAACGTTAAGCAGCTACACGTTGGCGCTGATGGTGCTGCACTACCTTCAGA CCCTTCAAACACCAGTGCTTCCTTCACTGCAGATGGATTTTCCA GAGTGTTTTGATCCCTCTTTGGAGATTGACATGATCCCCGAGGGAGCCGAACACATCCCCCGCTTCAATTCACGAAACCAATCGTCTCTGGGAATGCTGCTTCTGGGCTTTCTCAGATATTATGCGACCGAATTCAG CTGGAAGAAAAGCGTGATTTCTGTCCGAGTTGGCAAAGCGCTGCCCAGGCACAACCATCCAAAGTGGAAAGACACACTCCTATGTGTAGAAG AGCCGTTTGAGAGAAAAAATGTTGCCCGGGCAGTCAACAAGCAGGCCAAATTTGATTACATTAAATCTCAGTTTCTTGAG TCCTGGCTAATGCTACGGAAGGAAATGGACCTAAACTCCATTCTTCCTATGCAAGAGATCATTGATGAGGAAACATCCTGGAAATAA
- the tent2 gene encoding poly(A) RNA polymerase GLD2 isoform X3, with protein sequence MFPGDSPSRRRPAYSPRPDCMDPHFYEHRAVDNMCLNSYDGPPHDSLPPHDWRPCPLPPFPPSQTRSDWRKRKHEDDDFPLVKRRRGDDSSLPPSGNPHVWHDRPCFRSDHALPGSSRSSSDFDHPHSHVHCNAPTTPCGSMNLNVHDDDKLSFQVANLFEICQQQPSDLCRKETCRSLLQRDMRVSTMGQLYLTGSTMSGLACRSSDADLCYVLHENKKTDPITVLSALQRIMRSMNLVERLHLIRAKVPILRFQERGSNLTFDLNVNNIVGIRNTFLLKSYAYVEPRIRPLILVVKKWAQHRQINDASQGTLSSYTLALMVLHYLQTLQTPVLPSLQMDFPECFDPSLEIDMIPEGAEHIPRFNSRNQSSLGMLLLGFLRYYATEFSWKKSVISVRVGKALPRHNHPKWKDTLLCVEEPFERKNVARAVNKQAKFDYIKSQFLESWLMLRKEMDLNSILPMQEIIDEETSWK encoded by the exons ATGTTCCCAGGTGATTCGCCATCGAGGAGGCGACCAGCCTACAGCCCACGGCCCGATTGCATGGATCCCCACTTTTATGAGCACAGAGCAGTTGACAA TATGTGTCTCAATAGCTATGATGGGCCACCACATGACAGCTTGCCTCCTCATGATTGGAGGCCTTGCCCATTGCCTCCCTTTCCACCTTCTCAAACTAGGAGTGACTGGCGCAA GAGAAAACACGAGGACGATGACTTCCCGCTTGTGAAGCGCCGACGTGGCGACGACTCATCCCTACCCCCTTCAGGAAATCCTCACGTTTGGCACGATCGGCCCTGTTTTAGATCTGACCATGCATTGCCGGGCTCCTCAAGATCATCCTCAGATTTTGATCACCCTCATTCCCATGTGCACTGTAACGCTCCCACAACCCCGTGTGGCTCCATGAACCTGAACGTCCATGACGACGACAAG CTAAGCTTTCAGGTGGCCAATCTGTTTGAGATATGCCAGCAGCAGCCTTCGGATTTATGTCGGAAAGAGACGTGCAGAAGTTTGCTGCAACGAGACATGCGTGTCTCCACAA TGGGGCAGCTTTATTTGACGGGATCCACTATGAGCGGATTAGCCTGCCGGAGCAGCGATGCCGATTTGTGTTACGTCCTCCATGAAAAT aaaaaaacagaTCCAATTACAGTGCTCTCTGCCCTCCAAAGGATTATGAGGTCAATGA ATTTAGTAGAGCGGCTACATCTGATCAGAGCCAAAGTGCCCATCCTCAGGTTCCAAGAGAGAGGCAG CAATCTGACTTTTGACCTGAACGTGAACAACATAGTGGGCATCCGAAACACATTCCTTCTGAAGAGTTATGCTTACG TTGAGCCCAGGATACGACCACTCATCCTTGTTGTCAAGAAGTGGGCACAGCATCGTCAAATCAATGATGCCAGTCAAGGAACGTTAAGCAGCTACACGTTGGCGCTGATGGTGCTGCACTACCTTCAGA CCCTTCAAACACCAGTGCTTCCTTCACTGCAGATGGATTTTCCA GAGTGTTTTGATCCCTCTTTGGAGATTGACATGATCCCCGAGGGAGCCGAACACATCCCCCGCTTCAATTCACGAAACCAATCGTCTCTGGGAATGCTGCTTCTGGGCTTTCTCAGATATTATGCGACCGAATTCAG CTGGAAGAAAAGCGTGATTTCTGTCCGAGTTGGCAAAGCGCTGCCCAGGCACAACCATCCAAAGTGGAAAGACACACTCCTATGTGTAGAAG AGCCGTTTGAGAGAAAAAATGTTGCCCGGGCAGTCAACAAGCAGGCCAAATTTGATTACATTAAATCTCAGTTTCTTGAG TCCTGGCTAATGCTACGGAAGGAAATGGACCTAAACTCCATTCTTCCTATGCAAGAGATCATTGATGAGGAAACATCCTGGAAATAA
- the tent2 gene encoding poly(A) RNA polymerase GLD2 isoform X1 codes for MQWLRETCSHVIRHRGGDQPTAHGPIAWIPTFMSTEQLTTVASRDMFPGDSPSRRRPAYSPRPDCMDPHFYEHRAVDNYDGPPHDSLPPHDWRPCPLPPFPPSQTRSDWRKRKHEDDDFPLVKRRRGDDSSLPPSGNPHVWHDRPCFRSDHALPGSSRSSSDFDHPHSHVHCNAPTTPCGSMNLNVHDDDKLSFQVANLFEICQQQPSDLCRKETCRSLLQRDMRVSTMGQLYLTGSTMSGLACRSSDADLCYVLHENKKTDPITVLSALQRIMRSMNLVERLHLIRAKVPILRFQERGSNLTFDLNVNNIVGIRNTFLLKSYAYVEPRIRPLILVVKKWAQHRQINDASQGTLSSYTLALMVLHYLQTLQTPVLPSLQMDFPECFDPSLEIDMIPEGAEHIPRFNSRNQSSLGMLLLGFLRYYATEFSWKKSVISVRVGKALPRHNHPKWKDTLLCVEEPFERKNVARAVNKQAKFDYIKSQFLESWLMLRKEMDLNSILPMQEIIDEETSWK; via the exons ATG CAGTGGCTTCGCGAGACATGTTCCCACGTGATTCGCCATCGAGGAGGCGACCAGCCTACAGCCCACGGCCCGATTGCATGGATCCCCACTTTTATGAGCACAGAGCAGTTGACAA CAGTGGCTTCGCGAGACATGTTCCCAGGTGATTCGCCATCGAGGAGGCGACCAGCCTACAGCCCACGGCCCGATTGCATGGATCCCCACTTTTATGAGCACAGAGCAGTTGACAA CTATGATGGGCCACCACATGACAGCTTGCCTCCTCATGATTGGAGGCCTTGCCCATTGCCTCCCTTTCCACCTTCTCAAACTAGGAGTGACTGGCGCAA GAGAAAACACGAGGACGATGACTTCCCGCTTGTGAAGCGCCGACGTGGCGACGACTCATCCCTACCCCCTTCAGGAAATCCTCACGTTTGGCACGATCGGCCCTGTTTTAGATCTGACCATGCATTGCCGGGCTCCTCAAGATCATCCTCAGATTTTGATCACCCTCATTCCCATGTGCACTGTAACGCTCCCACAACCCCGTGTGGCTCCATGAACCTGAACGTCCATGACGACGACAAG CTAAGCTTTCAGGTGGCCAATCTGTTTGAGATATGCCAGCAGCAGCCTTCGGATTTATGTCGGAAAGAGACGTGCAGAAGTTTGCTGCAACGAGACATGCGTGTCTCCACAA TGGGGCAGCTTTATTTGACGGGATCCACTATGAGCGGATTAGCCTGCCGGAGCAGCGATGCCGATTTGTGTTACGTCCTCCATGAAAAT aaaaaaacagaTCCAATTACAGTGCTCTCTGCCCTCCAAAGGATTATGAGGTCAATGA ATTTAGTAGAGCGGCTACATCTGATCAGAGCCAAAGTGCCCATCCTCAGGTTCCAAGAGAGAGGCAG CAATCTGACTTTTGACCTGAACGTGAACAACATAGTGGGCATCCGAAACACATTCCTTCTGAAGAGTTATGCTTACG TTGAGCCCAGGATACGACCACTCATCCTTGTTGTCAAGAAGTGGGCACAGCATCGTCAAATCAATGATGCCAGTCAAGGAACGTTAAGCAGCTACACGTTGGCGCTGATGGTGCTGCACTACCTTCAGA CCCTTCAAACACCAGTGCTTCCTTCACTGCAGATGGATTTTCCA GAGTGTTTTGATCCCTCTTTGGAGATTGACATGATCCCCGAGGGAGCCGAACACATCCCCCGCTTCAATTCACGAAACCAATCGTCTCTGGGAATGCTGCTTCTGGGCTTTCTCAGATATTATGCGACCGAATTCAG CTGGAAGAAAAGCGTGATTTCTGTCCGAGTTGGCAAAGCGCTGCCCAGGCACAACCATCCAAAGTGGAAAGACACACTCCTATGTGTAGAAG AGCCGTTTGAGAGAAAAAATGTTGCCCGGGCAGTCAACAAGCAGGCCAAATTTGATTACATTAAATCTCAGTTTCTTGAG TCCTGGCTAATGCTACGGAAGGAAATGGACCTAAACTCCATTCTTCCTATGCAAGAGATCATTGATGAGGAAACATCCTGGAAATAA